One window from the genome of Thermus sediminis encodes:
- the rpmE gene encoding 50S ribosomal protein L31: MKEGIHPKLVPARIICGCGNVIHTYSTRPEIHVEVCSNCHPFYTGQQRFVDTEGRVERFQRRYGDAYRKGR, encoded by the coding sequence GTGAAGGAAGGCATTCACCCCAAACTGGTGCCTGCCCGCATCATCTGCGGTTGCGGCAACGTCATCCACACCTACTCCACCAGGCCCGAGATCCACGTGGAGGTCTGCAGCAACTGCCACCCCTTCTACACCGGCCAGCAGCGGTTCGTGGACACCGAGGGGCGGGTGGAACGCTTTCAGCGGCGCTACGGGGACGCCTACCGCAAGGGGCGCTAG
- a CDS encoding thymidine kinase: MPPALHPQGWIEVIAGPMFSGKSEELIRRVRRALIAGQRILVFKPKQDHRYHESHVVSHDGRQVAAIPVGSAAEMEAYLEPLPQVVAVDEVQFLDRGLLPLVERLAGRGVRVILAGLDLDFRGEPFGIMPELLARAEFVEKLSAICPRCGAPATRTQRLVNGKPARYSDPVILVGAKEHYEPRCRACHQVLP, encoded by the coding sequence ATGCCCCCGGCGTTGCACCCCCAGGGCTGGATTGAGGTGATTGCCGGACCCATGTTCTCTGGCAAGAGCGAGGAGCTGATCCGCAGGGTCAGGCGGGCCCTGATCGCCGGACAACGGATCCTGGTCTTCAAGCCCAAGCAGGATCACCGTTACCACGAGAGCCACGTGGTGAGCCACGACGGCCGGCAGGTGGCCGCCATCCCCGTGGGGAGCGCCGCCGAGATGGAGGCGTACCTGGAACCCCTACCCCAGGTGGTGGCCGTGGACGAGGTCCAGTTCCTGGACCGGGGCCTCTTGCCCCTGGTGGAGAGGCTGGCCGGGAGGGGGGTGCGGGTCATCCTGGCGGGGCTGGACCTGGACTTCCGGGGGGAGCCTTTTGGGATCATGCCGGAGCTTTTGGCCAGGGCGGAGTTCGTGGAGAAGCTTTCTGCCATCTGCCCCCGGTGCGGGGCCCCGGCCACCCGCACCCAGCGCCTGGTGAACGGAAAGCCTGCCCGTTACAGCGACCCCGTGATCCTGGTGGGGGCAAAGGAGCATTACGAGCCCCGGTGCCGAGCCTGCCACCAGGTGCTTCCCTAA
- a CDS encoding Hsp20/alpha crystallin family protein: MLEPLDRLETLRKLKELQERIAELAYQLAGEEPASWAPRVDLLEDEGHYVLLVDLPGVRPEDLELLEEGSRITLAGVRYPLPGTYLLEERPMGTFRRTLDLPGPIEEGTAQATLRQGVLEVRFKKKKGSALPL, from the coding sequence ATGCTGGAGCCCCTAGACCGCCTGGAGACCCTGAGAAAGCTGAAGGAGCTACAGGAGCGCATCGCCGAGCTGGCCTACCAGCTCGCGGGCGAGGAACCCGCCAGCTGGGCCCCCCGGGTGGACCTCCTGGAGGACGAGGGGCACTACGTCCTGCTGGTGGACCTCCCCGGGGTCCGCCCCGAGGACCTGGAGCTTCTGGAAGAGGGAAGCCGCATCACCCTGGCCGGGGTCCGCTACCCCCTCCCCGGCACCTACCTCCTGGAGGAGAGGCCCATGGGCACCTTCCGCCGCACCCTGGACCTCCCCGGACCCATAGAGGAGGGCACGGCCCAGGCCACCTTGCGCCAGGGGGTCCTTGAGGTCCGCTTCAAGAAGAAGAAGGGAAGCGCCCTCCCCCTTTAG
- the miaA gene encoding tRNA (adenosine(37)-N6)-dimethylallyltransferase MiaA, whose protein sequence is MEAVPVLAGPTGSGKTGLALRLGEELALEVVSADATMVYRGLDIGTDKPTPEERARVPHHLVDLLNPSEAMSVARFVALAEAAIGEVLARGMVPLVVGGTGYYIRALSEGIHELPPPDEAVQAALWEELSARGLEALLGELAQASLEDVRRVGRNPRRLVRALEVLRRTGLPPARHPRRPPRFRYEKLVLWPDRAWLFPRLEERARRQFAQGLVEEVRGLLARYPRMPTALQAIGYKEVVGYLQGAYSLEEALLRDIRAVKAYAKRQYTWFRREPGAVVYLPRGGEAAWGGFRDWLRLHFRL, encoded by the coding sequence GTGGAGGCCGTGCCCGTCCTGGCGGGGCCCACGGGGAGCGGCAAGACCGGCCTCGCCCTCCGCCTGGGGGAGGAGCTTGCCCTAGAGGTCGTCTCCGCCGACGCCACCATGGTCTACCGGGGCTTGGACATCGGTACCGACAAGCCCACCCCTGAGGAGAGGGCCCGGGTGCCCCACCACCTGGTGGACCTCCTGAACCCCAGCGAGGCCATGAGCGTGGCCCGCTTCGTGGCCTTGGCGGAGGCGGCCATCGGGGAGGTTTTGGCGAGGGGCATGGTGCCCCTGGTGGTCGGGGGGACGGGGTACTACATCCGCGCCCTCTCCGAAGGAATCCACGAGCTCCCCCCCCCGGACGAGGCGGTCCAGGCCGCCCTGTGGGAGGAGCTTTCGGCGAGGGGCCTCGAGGCCCTCCTCGGGGAGCTGGCCCAGGCCAGCCTCGAGGACGTGAGGAGGGTGGGGAGAAACCCCAGGAGGCTTGTAAGGGCCCTGGAGGTCCTCCGCCGCACCGGCCTTCCCCCGGCCCGCCACCCCAGGAGGCCCCCCCGCTTCCGCTACGAAAAGCTCGTCCTCTGGCCGGATAGGGCCTGGCTTTTCCCCAGGTTGGAGGAGCGGGCGAGGCGGCAGTTCGCCCAGGGGCTGGTGGAGGAGGTGCGGGGCCTCCTTGCGCGCTACCCCAGGATGCCCACGGCCCTCCAGGCCATCGGCTACAAGGAGGTGGTGGGCTACCTGCAGGGGGCGTACAGCCTGGAGGAGGCCCTCCTTCGGGACATCCGGGCGGTGAAGGCCTACGCCAAGAGGCAGTACACCTGGTTCCGCCGCGAGCCCGGGGCGGTGGTCTACCTGCCCCGGGGCGGGGAGGCGGCCTGGGGGGGCTTTCGGGACTGGCTTCGCCTCCACTTCCGGCTATAG
- the gatA gene encoding Asp-tRNA(Asn)/Glu-tRNA(Gln) amidotransferase subunit GatA, which produces MLAHEIRARVARGEVSPLEVAQTYLKRVWELDHGLGAFLTLNENLLEEARGVDPGLPLAGLLVAVKDNIVTKGLRTTAGSRLLENFLPPYEATAVARLKAQGALVLGKTNLDEFGMGSSTEHSAFFPTKNPFDPSRVPGGSSGGSAAAVAADLAPLALGSDTGGSVRQPAGFCGIYGLKPTYGRVSRFGLIAYASSLDQIGPMARSARDLALLMDAMAGLDPLDATSLDLPPRFQEALGEPLPPLRLGVVREGLSGNSPGVEEALEEALAVFRGLGFDVKEVSWPSLPLALPAYYILAPAEASSNLARYDGTLFGVRGEGEEIFEVVEATRARFGLEVKRRILVGTFVLSSGYYEAYYGRAQALRRRLRAEARALFGEVDLLLLPTTPHPAFPLGGRPDPLAMYREDLYTVGANLAGLPALSFPAGFEGPLPLGLQLLAPWGKDELLLRAAFAHEEATGGAFVRTPLGEAL; this is translated from the coding sequence ATGTTGGCCCACGAGATCCGCGCCCGGGTGGCCCGGGGGGAGGTGAGCCCCCTGGAGGTGGCCCAGACCTACCTCAAGCGGGTCTGGGAGCTGGACCATGGGCTTGGGGCCTTCCTCACCTTGAACGAGAACCTCTTGGAGGAGGCCAGGGGGGTGGATCCCGGCCTACCCCTGGCGGGCCTCCTCGTGGCCGTGAAGGACAACATCGTCACCAAAGGCCTCCGCACCACGGCGGGAAGCCGCCTTCTGGAGAACTTCCTTCCCCCCTACGAGGCCACGGCCGTAGCCCGGCTCAAGGCCCAAGGGGCCCTGGTCCTGGGCAAAACCAACCTGGACGAGTTCGGCATGGGCTCCAGCACGGAGCACTCCGCCTTCTTCCCCACCAAAAACCCCTTTGACCCCTCCCGGGTCCCGGGGGGAAGCAGCGGGGGGAGCGCCGCGGCGGTGGCCGCGGACCTGGCCCCCCTAGCCCTGGGCTCGGACACCGGGGGGAGCGTGCGCCAGCCTGCGGGCTTCTGCGGGATCTATGGCCTCAAGCCCACCTACGGCCGGGTGAGCCGCTTTGGCCTCATCGCCTACGCCTCGAGCCTGGACCAGATCGGCCCCATGGCCCGCTCCGCGAGGGACCTGGCCCTCCTCATGGACGCCATGGCCGGCCTGGACCCCCTGGACGCCACCAGCCTGGACCTCCCCCCGAGGTTCCAGGAGGCCCTAGGGGAGCCCCTTCCCCCCTTGCGCCTGGGGGTGGTGCGGGAGGGGCTTTCCGGGAACTCCCCTGGGGTAGAGGAGGCCCTGGAGGAGGCCCTGGCGGTCTTTCGGGGCCTGGGCTTTGACGTGAAGGAGGTTTCCTGGCCCTCCCTACCCCTGGCCCTCCCCGCCTACTACATCCTGGCCCCGGCGGAGGCCAGCTCCAACCTGGCCCGCTACGACGGGACCCTCTTTGGGGTGCGGGGGGAAGGGGAGGAGATCTTTGAGGTGGTGGAGGCCACCCGGGCCCGGTTCGGCCTCGAGGTGAAAAGGCGGATCCTGGTGGGCACCTTCGTCCTCTCCAGCGGCTATTACGAGGCCTACTACGGCCGGGCCCAAGCCTTACGGAGGCGCCTCAGGGCCGAGGCCCGGGCCCTTTTCGGGGAGGTGGACCTCCTCCTCCTCCCCACCACCCCCCACCCCGCCTTCCCCCTGGGGGGCCGCCCCGACCCCTTGGCCATGTACCGGGAGGACCTCTACACCGTGGGGGCCAACCTCGCGGGCCTCCCCGCCCTCTCCTTCCCCGCGGGGTTTGAAGGGCCCCTGCCCCTGGGCCTCCAGCTCCTCGCCCCCTGGGGGAAGGACGAGCTCCTCCTCAGGGCGGCCTTCGCCCATGAGGAGGCCACGGGGGGGGCCTTCGTTCGGACGCCCTTGGGAGAAGCCCTCTGA
- a CDS encoding 3'-5' exonuclease, with protein sequence MDPAFRYRLATRLARRLRAEGRPLPLPALGEALGLKGPVAPVVVPLLDGRFVPGEEVGLWEWRYPFPHPEEAVVVLDLETTGLAPGLDEIIEVALVRLEEGHRQAFQSLVRPHRPPSPFVQRLTGITPEELEEAPPLEDVLLQAYPLLEGATLVIQNAAFDLGFLRPALEGLGLDLRNPVVDSIRVARRAMRGLKGYGLDALSQVLELPPREKHRALADVERTLAVVYEVYYMVTSGSPRPLVDLGR encoded by the coding sequence ATGGACCCCGCCTTCCGCTACCGCCTGGCCACCCGCCTGGCCCGCCGCCTCCGGGCCGAGGGGAGGCCTTTGCCCCTCCCCGCTTTGGGGGAGGCCTTGGGCCTGAAGGGCCCCGTGGCCCCGGTGGTGGTCCCCCTTCTGGACGGCCGCTTCGTCCCTGGGGAGGAGGTGGGGCTTTGGGAGTGGCGCTACCCCTTCCCCCACCCGGAGGAGGCGGTGGTGGTCTTGGACCTGGAGACCACCGGTCTGGCCCCCGGCCTGGACGAGATCATCGAGGTGGCCCTGGTGCGCCTCGAGGAGGGGCACCGCCAGGCCTTCCAGAGCCTGGTCCGCCCCCACCGCCCCCCAAGCCCCTTCGTCCAGCGCCTGACGGGGATAACCCCGGAGGAGCTGGAGGAGGCCCCGCCTCTGGAGGACGTCCTCCTTCAGGCCTACCCCCTCCTGGAGGGGGCCACCCTGGTCATCCAGAACGCCGCCTTTGACCTGGGCTTTCTCCGGCCCGCGCTGGAGGGCCTGGGCCTAGACCTCAGGAACCCCGTGGTGGACTCCATCCGCGTGGCCAGAAGGGCCATGCGGGGCCTCAAGGGCTACGGCCTGGACGCCCTTTCCCAGGTCCTGGAACTCCCGCCAAGGGAAAAGCACCGGGCCCTTGCGGATGTGGAGCGCACCCTCGCTGTGGTGTACGAGGTGTATTATATGGTCACTTCAGGGAGCCCCCGCCCCCTGGTGGACCTGGGGAGATAG